The Cuculus canorus isolate bCucCan1 chromosome 10, bCucCan1.pri, whole genome shotgun sequence region CTCTAgctctgctggggctgtgggggctgtGGCTTGGTTTCAGCCTTGCATGACAGAAAATCTACAACCTGACCCACCTTTGCTTTCCCCACACTAACATGTGGGGACTCCTCTGGGCAGAGACCCCTTTCCTGGCTCCTCTTGGATGCCTCCCGTGCTTGCGGTCAGATTAAACAAACAGCAGCGCTGCcactgtgacagaaaaaaaatctaatgtattatttaaaagctATCCCAGCCTGcaatatttaagaaagaaaaatgcagaggaCAGAATAAATTATTGTAATTTAAAGTCTATTGTGCTCATAGAAGAAAAGCGAGCAGATTCGTCAGTCCATATGCCTCAACAGTTGGCTAGAAGTGTAGTCAAAATTCTACCCAACCCTCTCCAGTTTCCCCAACCATTGTACAGTTTCTCTGAGATACCCATATGTTCACAGTTAACTTTAACTATTAAATTCACTTGGAAATTAATTTGGCAACACAAAATCCTGTAGGGTAAGGAAGTCAACATTTCATCTATTTCCCCCCTATTTAGAACAGGTCATGACCTTGGCTAAGGTTAGGAAATCGGAACTTGACTTTTCACTGTAGTTTAAATTCCCTCCCCCAGCCTCCTGCCATGTCACAGGGACACAGTTATTGCCCTTCAGAAATCATAATTTTCCTAGTCTGGCATCCCCTTCCTGGCAGTGATCTACAGCAGATGCTCCAGCAGAAGACAAAACCATTAGGAACCAAATGGCAGTGAAATTCCATGCAGGAATGTCCTCGCCCTCACGAGACACATCTTCCACAGCAAGCTGGGGCGGCGGGAGGGGTACGGATGCTATATAGCCTGCTCCTCTGTGGCAGGCGAGAGGACATCCTTCTGCAACTGCGGTCCAAAGACGCTCGAGGGGCATTGGTATCTACACTGGATATTAATGTTCTTTGTCTCTCTAGACCTGCctgattttaaacattttgggTTGATTACATCGCTTCTGAGAGCAGCAAGATTTTATGAGTTTTTAATACCACCAATATTTTGATGTTATTGCCTGGATCTCTGGAGCTGCTTTATGTAAAATCTACATTGGTGTTCCGTTCAGAGGAAGCAGGTGAAGCAAAGACGGATGTCCCAGGTACGCCACTTCTGTACTGCAGTTGTGAGGTTGTGACTGAGGTTGTGACTAAACCTCACAGCAATGGCTGTGGAAACTGCGGAGTCCATGACATGGTGAAGATCTTTGAGTTTAGAGCTGCTCACACCattctcagcttttctgctcATCTCGTGCACAAATAGGGTTTTAAAACCTCTCCCATGTCCTAAGCATTTCTGCGCTGTAACCATCCGTGACCCAGAGGCTGCCCGACCAGCCGAGGCTAAGGGCCCTCTGCAGTGCTCTTCTGAAACCAACAGCCGTATGTTTATTTGGAAACCTTCCTGCTCTGTCTCAATAGCTATTTGTCGTGTTCCTTAATGCCACAGCTGTTTGGTTATGCCAGGTCATCGGCTTTTATTAGTCCTGTTCCCACCACCCAATGAAATTCACACCAGTCAGGAGAAGATTATTATCCATGTCCTAAAATAGcacttctctcttctccctcttccagTGGCCCTGGAAACTTCAGTggtttcctgcttttctgatttCCAATTTTCCTGCCTACCTGCTGCCCCATGAAGGCTGGAATAGCTGCTCTCGTAGCCGGGCTCCTCGGCGGCACTGGCGTCTTGCTCTTTCTCATCGCTTTTGGGACGGATTATTGGCTTCTTGCTACGGAGACCTGCGGTGTCTTTGAGGGCGGGAACAGCACGCTGCAGAGCGGAGAGGTAAACTCTGAAAACTCAACTTATTTAAATAACTTacaattttaaagttttaaatatgtGATAATATTTATGCTCGTGGGAAGCAATCTGTTAATGTAAAACACCGGCTAGAACTAACTTTAAAATCCAAACCAACGTTTTCGTGATATCTAGCGTTTGGACCGAAGGAAAGTGCATCCAGAAAACACGAAGACAGCCCCTCTGTAATCTGGCAGATACGAACATTAGGGAATGAAAGGTAAAAATGTAAGAGCATTACTTGCTGACAGCATTTGCCTCGAAAGACAAAAGATATCTCCTGATATTTGCCATTAAAagatttctctctctgcagtttcttcatttaaaaatatttcatattttaaagtgtAGAACTTGGCAATCGTTTACATCTTGAAGCGATGTGACtacagcaaagacagaaaacaaaagcaaacatgaGACACAGAACAGAGTAGACGAGTTTCTGCCCATCTAACAAGAAGAAGACGATATATTTTAAACTTAAGATTTATATAGGACTTCACTTAGcaggaaatgtaattttcaaagGACAATTTGGTATTTTATGCTAACTGCCAGCTTGTTTATAGATCCTTTTGAAAGCTCGGTTGTAGCTGAACTAGCTATTGCCTAACTCTTCAATGAAATAACAACCAGATCAGTTCCATGAGCCACCCactcttcaaaaatgtttttgcagcaATCGGTGTGTGTGGTTTCAATTacaaaatgacaggaagatCCTTGTTGTGTGCAGACTTTTTGTTACTTCAAAGTTCAATCCAAttaggtttgatttttttctggtgtggTGAGTCACATTGGGTAAGCATCATGATGCcagcaagaaatattttctttcatttcagaatgcCTTAATCAATTGTAGGATGCTGTTCGCTTGAGTCATGTTTCCAAACGACTTtctctattgaaaaaaaattatgatagAAAACCTGCCTGGCAGAAGACACTGTCTTTTCTGCTTAAAGCAGCACAGTAAAGCCCCAGAGATGGCAAGAGGGTCACGGTCAGAAGAGTGCCGCTCGGTTTTCGTTCATTGGGGAAATGATAATGTTAattgttttggatttttgtttgtgcTGTTCTCTTTTAAAGTGGAGACACTGGAGACGTTGCACCACACGCAGTGAATAAGCATCTCAGACGTTTAAGGTACGCCCTTGGCCAAGCGTTAGCGTGCCTCTCACTAAAGCAGAGCCGCTTCAAAAGTGCCGGGCAGAGATAGGAACTGCTCTTGCTCTTTCCTCTGagctattttctttctagttcAGACactattatttctatttcagttaCCGGTTGTGTACAATGGTCTGTTTTACCTTCTCTGCCCTTTCTTAAACTGGCAAATCCTGTCCCTTGCAGATAAGGATGGTCTCAGGCATCTGCCAAACGGCGATTAAATGTGCGGTAGATGCACAAAGTCAGCAGCCGTCCCGGTGACGAAGTTTGGGGGCTGGATGTTACCATTGTCACAGTTGGTATTTTATCCTGAAAGTAAAAAGAGAATCAAATCAGAACTATGGGAACGGTCATAACTTGATGCATAACCAACTTGAGGTGGGGGAAGTATCTTCCAGCACTCCCTGCTGAGTCCCGTCTCCTTTCTCCAGTTCGTAGGGGCCAATCCTGTATGGAGTTTCTCTGTTCTCTGGAAAACATCATCTTGTAGCCGTCAGGTCTCTTTTACCAAACTGTATGTGCTACAGATAAAATTGATTTTGGCTCTACTTTAAGTAGTTTTTTTGGTAAACTGTCCATGACTCAGCTTTGCAATATTCTCCCTTCTGGAAAGAGCTGAGCCTTGTGCTCACAGGTCCGGTCTGGGGGATGAGGTAGActcacaaaaaggaaaaattgtcaACATCCCTGTGGTGGTCTATGAGAAAATTGGTGTGGGCAGAGTAATTTGTCTCACGTAAGTTTAGCATAGCTTTGCTGGGCTCAGTAGAGGGAGACAATGAAGGAAACCTTTGGGCTGGTGATTGGAAGAGGCTTCCTGGGAGTGTTAGAGTTGGGCTTTCTTCTAGGGTTAGGCTAGAGCTGTTCTGTGAAGGTCTGCAGGATGGTGTCAGAACATCATGTATCTGTGATACGGCAGAAAGTTGAGGACAGCCTTTGCCTCTCTGTTACCCGATCCCTCCAAAACCAACTCAAATTACAACAAATgaaaaccccaacaaaaaatgaaagcacCAACTGTATAaactttcatttctctgcaggTTGAAATACCAACAGAGGTCAGGAAGGAGATCCTCACTTTCCATCATGAGGGCTTcttctggaggtgctggttCTTTGGCGAGGGACACTCGGAGACCATCTGGACCTTCTGGTACAGTAAGTATGGTGCCACCACACTGTTTGCTCGCAGTCTGAATTGCAAAGAAACGCAAGAAGGGCTCCTAAGGATGAGAAGATGgttgtatttatttaatctatttttgttctctttgtctttctgtccAAAGCAAACTTGGCTGACCTTTtctatgctgtttttttttttttttgacttggATATTGCTCTCAGAGGGTCATTCACAGAAATGTAAGAATCTCTTGAAGCAATTTAATATATTACCTACAAAGTCTTGTGGAATGGTGGCTTCCACCAGCAAGGACAGCTTTTCCCCCCATACCTCTTGATGTTTGTATTCAGCTAAGATCTGCTAAATTTGAGTCCACGCTATTCCTAGCCATAAACGTTGTTGTTCTGTAAGCTTTTTTGGCCACCAAGGTGCTGAACATTCCCTTCTCTCACTGAtttcagcatggagaaggcTGGACACGCACGTGCTTGGGTGTCCCTGGGTGCTCAGGACCTCTAGCACTGGGTAGTGCTGGACCACAGAGAGCTGTAACCACGTGTGTTTATGCTCTTAACCACACAAGAcctttattttacaattttgtctgttttgctttttaaggtCATTGAAATTACACGTGTGAATGAATGGAGACAGATGCAaagtctttttctctgaaggtgaaaaaaaaaaccaaacatcacACCTGAAAGAGGTGAAACCTGTTCTGAGGCACCAGTTGGTGCCGATTGTTGGCCCACGTGCTGTGGAGTGTGGGGTTTTGGCCCAGTGAACCCAGGTGTCCTCACCAGAAAGAGCAAAGGAGTGAGACCACCCTACAACACCcctggcagcagccctgctggcaGCTGAGCCAGCAACCAGCTCTGGGATGTGCTGGGATGCCACAAGTCTAGGGAAGCaccagggaataaaaaaaaaaaagagattttaaataaGTTCTGCAAAGGTTTTAAACACTGCAAAAGCCTTGACCCTGTGCTTGCTGGTGCTTTGATCCACTCCAAGATGCTCCCGTGCCCGTGGAGCAGCGTGATGGCCTCATAGGGCACTGGGCTGCAGATAATGCAGGTTCCCACACTAAAGTTACTCTGTGATGATTAAAATTTCAGGTGACTTTGCTGTCCCCCAGTCCTTGAGCTGTGTTTCTTGTAAAGTCTTGCAGGAACAGTTACTGCCACCATTCAGCTGAACAGTGTGAGGTTTTTTCACACAGGAATTTTTTGATAAAAAGGGACAGGCTTGAAAGAGGGAGTTTGCCATCTAATTACTTTATATGGAAATACACGATATAATATAATGTTACCTGAAGTAAAATGACTCTTTCTGATAAGTGGCAAATTTGTATTACTTCTTTAGGTATTTATTATAATAGGATTGATCATGGCAAATTAATTTGCTGCTCTCATGGATGTAATAATTAATTCAATAGGTATTCCATAGTCAATTTAGCATGAACTAATGTCCACCTATTATAAAGTGTTCCTTTGAGCTGAGGAACATATTTAAATAAGTGGCCAAccattaattaattcatttaacATTCATTCTATTACCGTTAATCATGATAAGCCTCAGTGGTATTAATATTGATGGGGCACTTCCATTCTAATTGTGCTTTCACTTCTCACAAACTGGAGGTCTCGCAAGGTAGCTCTGGCACCCAGCTACCTTTGCCCCTCCCAGGCAGTCTGACACATTTTCCGGAGGAAGACAGCAACGGGAATATTTACGCTGATTTCAGTTGCTTCATCTTTCATGATTAATGTCCACCACAGACTCAGGTTATGAAGATGAGAAGATGTACGGGTAGCAGCCTCAGATCCTGTTATATCTCCCCTCACTCatcattcttctctttctttctcgtttttctttctaatgagGATTTACCGTCCTTCTGTACTCCTCAGCCTTCTGATTTCACTGAAGTTTTGGTAGATTTTGCAGAATAGTTGCTGTCTGAATAATATAATTGTGATTTtacagcaaataaaagcaagcagggatttattttgttgttcttttccaGCCAGCCAAGCACACCCCAAGTTCTGCATGCACGGCTACCTCTTTCCTATGCCCATTGCTCTTGGACCGTTCCCCCATCCTTCCTACGACACAACTGCAGGTGAGTTtctttcctccagcagctcctttcCCAGGCCATCGGGAAGAGGTTTATGATGTGTGTCCATGCTGCAGTTCTTCCATTGTAAATGCACGTGGCTAAGCGTGACCAAGacttttggaaagcaaaaatggCCTTTCCTGGTGACTGCCCCACGCCAGGAGCACATTGAGATGTTCTCCCACATGTTCTCACCTCCAGAACCAGCCAGAACTTACTTCTATGAGCAAGGGAGGATGCTAAATCCGctctcttccacctccttgctcactgggaggagctggaggcaaAGGGCTTCTGCATCGTGGCCAAATCCAGACCCTGTGGGCAATCAACACAGTTTCCCCTGGGCTGCGGGCTTGTGGCAGTCTGGTGCTGACTCGTTTCCAAAGTGTGGCTTCCTGGGACAGTTGCAGTGATTTGTTGCAAGACAAAATACACAAGCACCGGAGAATCAGCTCAAGACCAAAGTGTGAGAAGGCCCATGTGAGTGACTGGCTTATTTCTAACACACCGACTCCGACACAGTTGGAGAGCTCTCCTTTCAACTGGTCccctttttatttatgtttctctATATTTTCAGAGTCCTTTAATGAATCAGCTGCTGTTAGGAATTTTAATTTGCTAAATTGGTGGCAGCAGCTAGAATTAATTCAATGATCTTTTTTGAAATGAATTGATTTCTTTAAATAGTGTGCATCACTCTGCATTGCCTCCGGGGATCCAGGGCAGGCATACTGCACAAACAAACATCTTGACCTTTTCCTTAGCCTTTAGcagtaccattttttttttttaatttttatttttttttttatgaggaattaattaaaaaccccacatttGTCAGTAGGAGCATGTGAGGCAGAGCCGCTAGTTTCTTTCACTGTGCTGTGCAGGATTCCTGCCTCGGGGAATGCACTGTAATGTAAAATGGATACAAGGGACCTGTAGCAGCCGAAGGAGGAGCGCACCGCGGGCTCTGTGCAGCAAACGTGCGGGTTAagtggtgggatttttttctgcttgggaGAGGCAGGCGTGACGTCCAGTTTCTGAATGATCTCGCTGATAAACACACTATTTTTTCCATACTAAATAAAGGGCCTTCAGGCATCTGTCGCTGCCTGTCAGCCCTCGCTATGAATCCCTCTTCACACGCCTCCCCGAAGCGCCCGTTGGGTTGGATCCCACgctggtgctggggatgggctCTGGGCAGGGCTGGCGGCGGCTCTGCAGGCTCCCACCCCGCGGTGGCCCCCGGGGACACGAGGATGCCTCAGCACCCACAGTCAGGGCAGTGGGAGCACCGggctcctctgctgcttcaACCCTGCTGCGCGGCATTTGCAGAGAGCAAACGCTTCCGTCCTTAAcactcattttatttcaaaccaGTCCATCCTCCTATGCAAATGATGACAAAACAGGAGGCTGTCCAAGACGAGGGGTCCTCCAGCTATTACCTGCTCCAGAGATAATTCAGCCTTATCTGCATCCTCTTAGTCTCCCTGAGAGAAACGGGTGACAGGAGGttaaacatgaaaatgaatTCTGTGGTTTTGGAGAGTTCAAGATACTTATCTCTCCCTAAGTGGCTCTCCTGACAAAGTGGTTCCAAATGAGTAACACGCATCTTCTCtatatcatttattttttttttttcaagtgtgaaTCATTTCAGCACTCGTTTGTGCTCAGCTCAAACCTCTCTGACGGGTGCTTCTGAGAAACCACAGGCAGAGGGAGATGGGGCGGTCCGAGGGGACGCGATAGAGGGGGGCGTTGGCAGGAGGGCATCAGAGGGTCTCTACCTGAGGGCCACCACCTCTGGCCAAGGTTTATGTTGGTGACTGGAGGATGCTTGACTACTGGGAGACTGTAATTAGTGGGCTACGTCCCGTCCCATGGGATGCGACAGATGCGTGTCTGGCTCTGGTGGCTGTGGCCGCACGAAACCACAGCAATCCTCCTCACCCCTGAAATTCAGTGGATGAAGAGGCGGCTGTTCTTGTGCCACATTCGCTTACTTGCAGTCAAGCAAGGCCATTAATGGAGGAAATCCTAAGCTCCTGTTTTCCCTGCAGTCCTGCTAACAAaaactgcctttatttttaaaccaggaACCTGGCACCTTCTGTAAGTGTTAATTAAAATGGAACAAAGATGTGGTCTGATCCCACCCCTCCAAATTTTGcggttttctttcctttcctgccaaGCTCCTCCATCCCCCACAGGCACGGCTGAGCACGGTGTCCTTTCCTCTCACCCCCATTTTGTGGCATGCTTCCCTGGCAAACCCTTCGAACCCCTTGTACTCATTCCAATCCCATTATTTAGGGCATGACATTCAACCCGAGCTGCAGCGGCTCCAGGCGCGCTGCACCCATGGATCAGCAGGGAGTCAGCGAAGCGcgagctccagctctgcttaaCGTGAGCAGCTTACAGGTTGCTTTTAC contains the following coding sequences:
- the LOC104054284 gene encoding transmembrane protein 182; this encodes MKAGIAALVAGLLGGTGVLLFLIAFGTDYWLLATETCGVFEGGNSTLQSGEVEIPTEVRKEILTFHHEGFFWRCWFFGEGHSETIWTFWYTSQAHPKFCMHGYLFPMPIALGPFPHPSYDTTAVYRGFWTAFMVLAVASGLVGGLLLVCGVPFVSPRAYKVGGGFLLVSGGLFLLLVFLFVIWKEFAADFQKYILLERSEKCMDDVPVHTYYGWSFMFAAAGVPLVLLSGLLFFLIGRDIMKSVE